TCTGCCATCTGAAGCGAGTTGGCGTTTAACGGCATCTTTGACTTCATCCGGGGATGGCACAATTCCGCCGGTGCGACCAAAAAATCCGACCGGTTTCACACCGACCACGGCCCGTTCAATATCTTCCACCATCTGACCCATGCTCATTTCTATGGTCAAGAGAGCCTTAATATTCGGTTTGGATGCCTCATCAAATATTACTTTTTCCGGAAAGGGGAATAGCGAAATCGGGCGAAAGAGCCCGACGCTGAGACCTTCCTCAGATAGCTCATCAATAGCGGTTTGGCATATGCGCGCCATGGTGCCATAGGAGCAAATCAGGAGCTGGTTGGTATCATTGACGTTATAGAGCTCCCAGCGCACTTCATTTGCCTTGATTACTTTGTATTTCTCAGCCAAAAGAATACTGTTTTTCTCAAGCGCCACCGGGTCCAGAAAGAGAGATTTTATAATATAAGGATTTCGACCTTTAGCGCCGGTTAATGCCCAATCTTTGGGAGGGAGCGGGCGCTCTTGAGCTTTGTCCGGAATCTCTACCGACTCCATCATCTGGCCAATCATGCCGTCGCCAATCAACATAACAGGGGTGCGGTATTTGTCAGCCAGATGGAATGCCAGCATCATCAAGTCAACCGCTTCCTGAACGGAGGAAGGAGCAAGGACAATCAGGCGATAATCGCCGTGTCCGCCGCCTTTGACCGCCTGAAAGTAATCGGATTGCGCCGGCAGGATACCTCCCAGGCCCGGTCCGCCGCGCATGATATTGACAATCACGGCCGGAAGATGCGCCCCTGCCATGTATGAAATAGCCTCCTGCATGAGACTCACACCGGGACTGGAGGAAGTGGTAAAGACCCTCTGACCGGTGCAGGCGGCGCCAAAAAGCATATTGCCGACGGCCACTTCGCTTTCCGCCTGAACAAAAACTCCCCCTACTTCCGGAAGACGTCGCGCCAGATATTCGGCGACTTCGCTCTGCGGGGTGATGGGGTAAGCGAAATAGTTGGTCGCGCCGGCGCATACAGCCGCTTCGGCGATAGCTTCATTTCCTTTCATCAGTTTCTTTGCCATACAGAAATCCGTCAATATTCAAACAGGGCGAACTGCGTGCCGTGTGTCTTCACTTCAATGGCGGCATCAGGACAGGTTATAGCGCAGATGCGACAGCCGATACAGTGGGTTGGTTCGTGCACCTGGGCGCAAAAGTACCCTTTCTGATTTAGTTCTTTCGACATCGAGATTATCTTCATCGGGCAGGCATGCACGCAGAGTTCGCATCCTTTACAATAGATTTTATTTATTATGATGCCGGGCATGTCAAATTCCTTTAGGAGAGCCGCTTTTCCGCTCCCACGGTTTCAGCATCAGACGGGTCAAAGGTAAGACGGCACAATCGATATCAGAAGGCGGAATCTTGGCGAGGATGTCTTCTTTGGCGCAGAGGAACTGAAGCGGCAAGCCGGTGACTTTTTCCACCTGTCGCGCCAGACTTAATCCCTCCAGAATAATCTCCGGAGTAGTTTCATCAATCATATGGCTGTTGGCAATCAAGCCTGTGAAACGAAGTTTGCTCGACAACTCGATGCGCCTCATAGTTTCGATAGTTCCGGCGACATCGGCGGTGAAAGGACGTCGACTATTAAGGACCATAAGCATCTGATAAGCGCCTGGAATGAAAATGTCGGACAGGGAGCCGAGAGCCCGGGAACCCTGGGCGTCACCGCCAACATCCAAAATCAGTCGTCCGGAACGCTCCTCGACAGCGCCTTTGATTTCCGGCAGGAGAATCGGCAGGTCGGCATAAAAATTCCCCCCTTTGGGGGCTATCAGGCGAACCCCCAGTCGCTCCATCTCCTCTCTGGCTTCCCGCGAGCGAAAATAAGGATTGACCAGATCAAGGTCGGCAATGGCAATCTGGCTTTCACCGGAAAGCGCCAGATAGCGAGTTAGATTGACTGAGATTTCGGTCTTACCGCTTCCGAAACCGCCGACAATTATCAGAATTCCGGCTGGCAAGGTGGGATATCGTAAACCGTCGGTCATTGACAATAATTCTAAGCCTTTTGGCGCTATCATTCTCAACCAGTCCTCAATGCCCGGCTGTCGAAGAGCAAGCTTTTAACGGCAACAAAACTTGTCCTATTTTCTCTAATTATTAATATCGAACAATTTCGGATTCAAGTCAAGGATAATTGTGAAAAAAATCACGTGTCATGGACAACTCTCTCAAGTATTAAAAGAAGTTATCGAACCTTGAAACCTATCTTTGGCAATTCTCCCCAAATTCGATAGGACAATGCGACATGGTCTCCGCGGAATGCTTATTCTTCTTCTGCCGGAAGAAGGTCCGGATCAGAGAGAAGCAGCCGCTCCAGTAAGGAAAGGGGGCGATTGTCGTCAAAGCAGGCATCGCGCCGACGATAGAGCTGGTCTTTGAGCGCCTCTGGCAGGGAGATGAATTTATAGCCGCTTGCCTTAATCGCCCTCAGGATATCATCGATAAAATAGGCGTTTATCTTATTTGCCTGTAATTTAAGTATCTGTCGCGGTTGCCGCTCCAGAAGTTTTTGAGCCAGTTCTTCGGCGCGGCTGAGTGATCTTAAGATATGGTCGATATATTGGTCGCGCAGGGCGAATAGCCTGACGGTATCCTGGGTATTCCCCAATTTTTCCAGAGACAGATTGTAAACAAAATCCTCCGTAATAATCGAGGCGTCTACAAGAATCAACCTTTCTTTTCTGAGAAGCGCAAATAGTTCCTCGCGATTCGAACGATTGCTTCCGGCATACAGAAAAGGAAGCCGAAAATAGCGCCCAGTCTGCGCATAGCTGTCGAAAAGATTTTCCAGGACATCGCGTCCTTTAATTATATCATCAAAGAAGAAAGTCAGGGGGACATCATCGATTCGCTGTCCCGAAAAGGGAAGGGAACCGATAATATGGCCATCATCAAGCCATTTGACAATCAGCTCCCAGTCTTTATTGAGATAATCGCCGACCACAAAACCAGCGGCCTTAACACCGTTTTTCTTGAGTGATGAGAGAAGGAGTTGATTGATTTGCCGCCGCTCGAAAGCGCTATAGGTCGGCTCCGCCGGCAGGTTATCAAAAGTAATAGCGATACTCTTCTGGTGCGGGCGAGATTCTTTCGGGGGCGATTGGCCGCTTAGTCCGCGGCTGCTGAGAGTAAGCGCCGCCAGAATAATGAAGACTGGTATTCTTTTCATCGCCGTAGATGTAACTCAAGGAATCCTCTTTGGCAACAAAAATAAAGAAGCGCGGATACCATTACCCGCGCTTCATTGAAGTCTGGCTCTGATTGATTACTGGCAGAGCGGTTCCGGTCCGCTCTTAAAAAGGTATCCTATCAGGAAGGTGCCGTCCAGAATATTGACGGCGCCGTTGCCATTGGCATCAGCCGCTTCCAAAGGCTCCGGAGCCGGACCTCCCTTATAGAGGAACGCCAGTATGGCGGTGACGTCGAGAATATTGACAGCGCCATTCCCATTGGCGTCGCCACAGGTATAGGTAACAATGTTTCCCACCACGGTGCCGCCGATGCTGGAGAAATCGCCCCATTGATTTTCGGCATCTTTTGCCCGAACCCGGTAATAGTAGATACCGTCAGTCTTATTGAGGAACTGGTAAGTGGTGTCCGTTATGGATGAAGAAATCAGAGTCTGGATGCCGTATGACTCCACGGGGTAGATATCATCT
This Candidatus Zixiibacteriota bacterium DNA region includes the following protein-coding sequences:
- the vorB gene encoding 3-methyl-2-oxobutanoate dehydrogenase subunit VorB, with translation MAKKLMKGNEAIAEAAVCAGATNYFAYPITPQSEVAEYLARRLPEVGGVFVQAESEVAVGNMLFGAACTGQRVFTTSSSPGVSLMQEAISYMAGAHLPAVIVNIMRGGPGLGGILPAQSDYFQAVKGGGHGDYRLIVLAPSSVQEAVDLMMLAFHLADKYRTPVMLIGDGMIGQMMESVEIPDKAQERPLPPKDWALTGAKGRNPYIIKSLFLDPVALEKNSILLAEKYKVIKANEVRWELYNVNDTNQLLICSYGTMARICQTAIDELSEEGLSVGLFRPISLFPFPEKVIFDEASKPNIKALLTIEMSMGQMVEDIERAVVGVKPVGFFGRTGGIVPSPDEVKDAVKRQLASDGRKKKG
- a CDS encoding 4Fe-4S dicluster domain-containing protein; the encoded protein is MPGIIINKIYCKGCELCVHACPMKIISMSKELNQKGYFCAQVHEPTHCIGCRICAITCPDAAIEVKTHGTQFALFEY
- a CDS encoding dockerin type I domain-containing protein, coding for TTTNDPNGNNRGHGITGASVGWIEASFDLSAFAGNNIFLRFTYETDAYVLEEGMYIDDIYPVESYGIQTLISSSITDTTYQFLNKTDGIYYYRVRAKDAENQWGDFSSIGGTVVGNIVTYTCGDANGNGAVNILDVTAILAFLYKGGPAPEPLEAADANGNGAVNILDGTFLIGYLFKSGPEPLCQ
- a CDS encoding cobalamin biosynthesis protein CbiA, which encodes MIAPKGLELLSMTDGLRYPTLPAGILIIVGGFGSGKTEISVNLTRYLALSGESQIAIADLDLVNPYFRSREAREEMERLGVRLIAPKGGNFYADLPILLPEIKGAVEERSGRLILDVGGDAQGSRALGSLSDIFIPGAYQMLMVLNSRRPFTADVAGTIETMRRIELSSKLRFTGLIANSHMIDETTPEIILEGLSLARQVEKVTGLPLQFLCAKEDILAKIPPSDIDCAVLPLTRLMLKPWERKSGSPKGI
- a CDS encoding polysaccharide deacetylase family protein, which codes for MKRIPVFIILAALTLSSRGLSGQSPPKESRPHQKSIAITFDNLPAEPTYSAFERRQINQLLLSSLKKNGVKAAGFVVGDYLNKDWELIVKWLDDGHIIGSLPFSGQRIDDVPLTFFFDDIIKGRDVLENLFDSYAQTGRYFRLPFLYAGSNRSNREELFALLRKERLILVDASIITEDFVYNLSLEKLGNTQDTVRLFALRDQYIDHILRSLSRAEELAQKLLERQPRQILKLQANKINAYFIDDILRAIKASGYKFISLPEALKDQLYRRRDACFDDNRPLSLLERLLLSDPDLLPAEEE